In the Populus trichocarpa isolate Nisqually-1 chromosome 1, P.trichocarpa_v4.1, whole genome shotgun sequence genome, one interval contains:
- the LOC112328224 gene encoding uncharacterized protein LOC112328224 yields MSVEVTGFERLKEKYESCSEFGEIFLTLKDENHHVINGYHLQEGYLFWDNKFCIPKTSMREFLIWEIHVGGLSGYFGRNKTIKEVEHVSMDFVLGLPRTAKKHDSFFVVVDRFSKRVHFIPCTKTTDASRVAKLYFDKIVKLYGLPHTIVSDRDVRFTSYFWKTLWYMVGTKLKFSTAYHPQTDGQTEVVNKSLGNLLRCLVSDHNRNGDLILPMAQFAWPFKVLQRVGPNAYVLDLPHDFGISSTFNIEDLVAYHKPLPIPNDPFEIPLNSPSDALIETSISFTLTSAQKDNIDAILDEQVVFNRNGEVQQFLVRWVSRPDSDCTWITRDTLQQIDTDL; encoded by the exons ATGAGTGTTGAAGTTACAGGATTTGAGAGACTCAAAGAGAAGTATGAATCTTGCTCAGAATTTGGAGAAATATTCTTGACATTGAAGGATGAGAATCACCATGTTATAAATGGTTATCACCTCCAAGAAGGATATTTATTTTGGGATAATAAGTTTTGTATCCCGAAAACATCCATGCGTGAATTTTTGATATGGGAGATTCATGTTGGAGGTCTTTCAGGATATTTTGGAAGGAATAAAACCATCAAAGAGGTGGAAC ATGTAAGTATGGATTTTGTGCTTGGGCTTCCACGTACTGCAAAGAAACATGATTCCTTTTTTGTGGTTGTCGACCGCTTCTCTAAGAGAGTCCATTTTATTCCTTGTACTAAGACCACAGATGCTTCCAGAGTTGCGAAACTCTATTTTGACAAGATTGTCAAGCTATATGGTCTTCCTCATACCATAGTTTCGGATAGGGATGTTAGATTTACAAGTTATTTCTGGAAAACCCTTTGGTATATGGTGGGAACCAAATTGAAGTTTTCTACCGCTTACCACCCCCAAACTGATGGTCAAACTGAGGTGGTTAACAAGAGTTTAGGCAACCTTTTAAGGTGTCTAGTGAGTGATCATAATAGGAATGGGGATTTGATTCTTCCTATGGCCCAGTTTGCTT GGCCTTTcaaagtgctacaacgggttgGTCCAAATGCTTATGTTCTTGATTTACCACATGATTTTGGCATTAGCTCTACATTTAACATTGAGGATCTAGTTGCATACCATAAGCCACTTCCTATTCCAAATGATCCCTTTGAGATACCACTTAACTCCCCTTCTGATGCTCTTATTGAAACCTCTATCTCTTTCACCTTGACATCAGCACAAAAGGATAATATTGATGCTATTCTGGATGAACAAGTTGTTTTTAACAGGAATGGTGAGGTTCAACAGTTTCTAGTTCGCTGGGTGAGCCGACCTGATTCAGATTGCACTTGGATCACTAGAGATACTTTGCAGCAGATTGATACAGATCTTTAA
- the LOC7470595 gene encoding 60S ribosomal protein L28-1: MATVPGQLIWEIVKKNNSFLVKQFGRGTASLQFSKENNNLYNLNSYKHSGLANKKTVTIQPADKDQAVVLATTKTKKQNKPAALLHKSVMKKEFSRMAKAVENQVADNNYRPDLKRAALARLSVVHRSLKVSKSGVKKRNRQALKK, encoded by the exons ATGGCGACAGTACCAGGACAACTGATATGGGAGATAGTTAAGAAGAATAACTCATTTTTGGTGAAGCAGTTTGGAAGAGGAACTGCTAGCCTTCAGTTtagcaaagaaaacaacaatctcTACAACCTTAACTCTTACAAGCATTCTG GGTTGGCAAACAAGAAAACTGTCACTATTCAGCCTGCGGACAAGGATCAAGCTGTGGTTCTTGCTACAACCAAGACCAAGAAGCAGAACAAACCTGCAGCTTTGCTTCACAAGTCTGTCATGAAGAAGGAGTTCAGCCGCATGGCCAAGGCTGTGGAAAACCAG GTTGCAGATAACAACTACAGGCCTGATCTGAAGAGAGCAGCCCTTGCAAGGTTGAGTGTGGTGCACAGGAGTCTGAAGGTATCCAAGTCTGGTGTCAAGAAGAGGAATAGACAAGCTTTGAAGAAATGA